The following proteins are encoded in a genomic region of Alosa alosa isolate M-15738 ecotype Scorff River chromosome 10, AALO_Geno_1.1, whole genome shotgun sequence:
- the LOC125302226 gene encoding EEF1A lysine methyltransferase 3-like, producing the protein MNEDQENIFPVDDDLFDETFSADCVYTFCGEEFKINQAFSANLGVAAPVWDAALHLCRFFEEKRFPLKGKKIIELGAGTGIVGILAARLGADVTITDLPLAVPQLQSNVSANTPSGGWPSVEPTVVPLSWGQDQKNFPSDWDLVLGADIVYLSDTYPLLLETLTHLCEDGAVVYLSSKMRKEHGTPCFYDDDLPQKFQVELVQRDQEQNINIYRATLRDV; encoded by the exons ATGAACGAAGATCAAGAAAACATCTTCCCTGTTGATGACGATTTATTCGATGAAACATTTTCAGCGGATTGTGTCTATACATTTTGTGGCGAGGAGTTCAAAATCAATCAGGCTTTTAGCGCCAACTTGGGGGTGGCTGCTCCAGTGTGGGATGCT gcTCTCCATTTATGTCGCTTCTTTGAAGAGAAGCGCTTTCCTTTGAAGGGAAAGAAGATAATCGAGTTAGGTGCTGGAACTGGTATTGTGGGAATCTTGGCAGCACGGTTAG GAGCTGATGTAACAATCACAGATTTGCCACTTGCTGTCCCACAACTCCAGAGCAATGTCTCTGCCAACACACCTTCAGGGGGCTGGCCCTCTGTCGAGCCCACTGTGGTCCCTCTGTCCTGGGGTCAGGATCAGAAGAACTTCCCCTCAGACTGGGACCTGGTGCTAGGTGCAGACATCGTCTACCTGTCTGACACTTACCCACTTCTCTTAGAGACTCTCACTCACCTGTGCGAGGATGGAGCGGTGGTGTACCTGTCATCCAAGATGCGCAAGGAGCATGGAACTCCCTGTTTTTATGACGATGACCTGCCTCAGAAATTCCAAGTTGAGTTGGTGCAACGTGACCAagagcagaacataaatattTACCGGGCCACACTGAGAGATGTATGA
- the LOC125302118 gene encoding 25-hydroxyvitamin D-1 alpha hydroxylase, mitochondrial: MLQQALKVSGRSASPLLKWMERCVEGISVGCAKHNDHHQLRTLEEMPGPSLFSFAWDLFGKRGLSRLHELQLDGRKRYGPMWKASFGPILTVHVAEPELIEQVLRQEGQHPMRSDLSSWKDYRNLRGHGYGLLTAEGEEWQSVRSLLGKHMLRPKAVETYDGTLNGVVTELVNKLHTRRQQNPRGIISDISAEFYRFGLEGISSVLFNSRLGCLEAVVPMETERFIQSINTMFVMTLLTMAMPRWMHQLFPKPWDTFCQCWDYMFKFAKGHIDQRLEKEAEKVARGEEIEGRYLTYFLSRAGVPMKSVYSNVTELLLAGVDTISSTLSWSLYELSRHPDVQESLRVEVQSVLGDKLVPGAADVARMPLMKAVVKEVLRLYPVIPANARVITGRDIKVGGYLIPKNTLITLCHFATSRDPAQFPDPDSFVPQRWLTRDEGHHPYASVPFGVGKRSCIGRRIAELELYLAIARIVTHFDVKPDPEGGAVRPMTRTLLVPESEINLQFVER, translated from the exons ATGCTGCAACAAGCTCTCAAAGTGTCCGGTAGAAGTGCATCTCCTCTCCTCAAATGGATGGAACGGTGCGTTGAGGGCATCTCCGTCGGATGCGCCAAGCATAATGATCATCATCAGTTGAGAACGCTAGAAGAGATGCCGGGACCATCGCTGTTCAGCTTCGCATGGGATCTTTTCGGGAAGCGGGGACTGTCTCGTCTTCACGAATTACAG CTTGATGGACGCAAGCGCTATGGTCCGATGTGGAAGGCGAGCTTTGGTCCGATCCTGACAGTGCATGTGGCGGAACCGGAGCTGATTGAGCAGGTTCTGAGGCAGGAGGGCCAGCACCCCATGAGATCAGACCTTTCATCCTGGAAGGATTACCGGAACCTCCGGGGCCATGGCTATGGGCTCCTGACTGC GGAGGGGGAAGAGTGGCAATCCGTGCGCAGCCTCCTAGGGAAGCACATGCTCCGGCCTAAAGCTGTGGAGACCTATGATGGCACCTTGAATGGCGTCGTCACTGAACTTGTCAACAAACTGCACACACGCCGCCAACAGAACCCACGAGGCATCATCAGTGACATTTCAGCCGAATTCTACCGCTTCGGTCTCGAGG gtATTTCCTCTGTGCTATTTAACTCCAGGTTAGGCTGCTTGGAGGCTGTTGTCCCCATGGAGACAGAACGCTTCATCCAGTCCATCAACACCATGTTTGTTATGACCCTGCTCACCATGGCGATGCCTAGATGGATGCACCAGCTTTTCCCCAAACCGTGGGACACCTTCTGCCAGTGCTGGGACTATATGTTTAAATTTG CCAAAGGGCACATTGACCAGCGGCTGGAGAAGGAGGCTGAGAAGGTGGCACGAGGAGAGGAGATCGAGGGGCGGTACCTCACCTACTTCCTGTCACGAGCCGGCGTGCCAATGAAGTCTGTCTACAGCAATGTGACTGAGCTGCTGCTGGCTGGAGTGGACACG ATCTCCAGCACTTTGTCCTGGTCCCTTTACGAGCTGTCCCGCCACCCCGACGTGCAGGAGTCCCTGAGGGTGGAGGTCCAGTCCGTGCTGGGCGACAAACTCGTCCCTGGAGCGGCAGACGTGGCCCGCATGCCTCTGATGAAAGCAGTGGTGAAGGAGGTGCTGAG gcTCTATCCTGTCATTCCAGCTAATGCAAGAGTTATTACTGGCCGTGACATTAAAGTTGGAGGCTACCTCATCCCCAAAAAT ACCTTGATCACCCTTTGCCACTTTGCCACGTCGCGGGACCCTGCTCAGTTCCCAGATCCAGACTCCTTCGTGCCTCAGCGCTGGCTGACCAGAGATGAGGGGCACCATCCGTATGCCTCTGTGCCCTTTGGGGTGGGCAAGCGCAGCTGCATTGGCCGCCGCATCGCGGAGCTTGAGTTGTATCTGGCTATTGCacgg ATTGTAACCCATTTCGATGTGAAGCCTGACCCAGAAGGCGGTGCTGTCCGACCCATGACCCGAACACTGCTGGTACCGGAAAGCGAGATCAACCTGCAGTTCGTGGAGCGATGA